The Pantoea phytobeneficialis genomic sequence TCCATCTTGTATTCCTGCTGTTGCGTTTTTTTTCATCCTGACATGCAGCCATCCGCGCGAATAATGCCTTTCATTGCGCGAGCTATGATTTTTATTTATGTTGTGATTTTGATCGCCGCAGGACGTGAGGCTGAACCGAAAATGACGCAGCAAGATAATGATATTAAAATCATGCAACTACGTGCTTTTTGTATGATTGCAGAACGCGGTACAGTGTCAGAAGCTGCGGAGAAATTATTTCGAACCCAGTCGGCGATCACCCGTTCTATTCGTGATCTTGAACACACTTTAGCGATGCCGTTGTTTGAACGTCATGCCAGCGGCATGCTGCTGACCGAAATGGGAAAATGCGTGTTGCCGCGTGCCCAGCGCGCGATCAACGAATTGCAGCACATTCCCGCGGCGCTGGCACGGCTGAAACAGCGTGACCACCAGCGGGAAGAGGCAGAACCGATTTGGTTATTTAATGTGCGACGCCTTCAGGTGTTTCTCCGGCTGTATCGCCTGCACCATACGCAAAGCGTGGCTAACTCTCTCAACATCAGCCAACCAGCGGTGAGCGCCGCCCTTAAGGTGCTGGAAAAGGGTGCCGGGCTGACGCTGTTTCAACGTACGCCAAAAGGGATGATGCCTTCTACCGCGGCGCGCGAGATGGCCCCCTTTATCAGTCGCGCGCTGAATGAAATCCGTCATATCCCGGAAGATCTCGCCGCTGCAACCGGGATTTTGCGTGGCACGGTGCATGTTGGCGCGCTGCCGCTGTGCCGCAGCACCCTGCTGCCGCTGGCGATAACCCGGCTGGTGGCGGCGCATCCGGGCATTAAAGTGGTGACCAATGAAAGCGCCTTCGACGCCTTAATTACCGAGCTGCGCGCCGGGGATATTGATTTCATTCTTGGGGCATTACGTCAGGACGAGCAGGTGTTGGATATCCACAATCAGGTGTTGTTTGCTGAATCGCTGGTGTTGCTGGTAAGGCCCCAGCACCCTCTGGCGGGACGCACCCTGACGGCCAACGATTTGGCTGATGCGCAGTGGATATTGCCGCGCGATAACACCCCTTCCCGTCACTTGCTGGACGCGGCTTTCGCGACGTTGGGAATGGCCGCCCCCACCCCGGTGGTGGAAAGCGGCGATCTGGCGATTGTGCGCGGTCTGCTGCTAAATTCCGATATGATAGCCGCCGTTTCCTCGCACCAACTGGAGTACGAACTGCAAGCCGGAATTTTGCAGCCGTTGAGGTTTGCCTTACCGGACACCCGCCGTGAGATTGGCTTAACCCTGCGCCAGGGCGCACTTCATGCTCCGGCGGCTGAAGCGCTGATTCAATACATTGTTGAGGTGGCATCGTAGCGGCGCGATTTATCGCGCGGGTTTGCCCACATCGTGCACAGCATCGCGCAATAAATTGCGCCGCTACGGTTGCGTTCGGCCCGTTGCGGCGCGGTTTCCGGCACCGCGACGCGACGAGCGGGTTACGACTCCACTTTGTTAATCCCCAAACGCTTCATCCGCGAAAGTAAGGTGGTTCGCTTGATGCCCAGACGCTGGGCTGCACCACGCGGTCCGGCCACCACACCGTTCGTTTCACGCAGCACCCGCATAATCAGCTGATATTCATCCTCTCCTTCGCGTGGCTCGGTGACGGGCGCGGCGATTTTTTTGGCGGTCGGAGTGTCCAGCATTTCCGGCAGCGACAGATGCAGCACATTGCCGCGCGTCATCAGCACCGCCCTTTCAATCACATTCTCCAGTTCTCGCACATTTCCCGGCCACTCCATGCGTCGCAGCATACTCAGGGTTTCCGCGGGAATGCTGTCAATATTACGATTCAGGCGGTGAGCGATTTTGAAAGTGAGCGATTTCACCAGCAGCGGGATATCTTCCGGTCGCTCACGCAATGGCGGTAATCGGATGGGAAAAACGTTCAACCGATAGTAAAGGTCGTTACGAAATTCACGGTCAGCCACCATTTGCTTCAGGTCACGGTTAGTCGCCGCAATCAGTCGCACATCGACCGTTTGCAGTTTGTTGCTGCCAAGGCGTTCAAACTCCTTTTCCTGTAACACGCGCAGCAGTTTCGGCTGCAACTCCAGCGGCATATCCCCCACTTCATCAAGGAATAACGAGCTTTTATCCGCCAGTTCAAAGCGACCAATTCGCTGGGTATTGGCCCCGGTAAAGGCCCCCCGTTCGTGACCAAACAAATCGCTTTCCAGCAGCCCGGCAGGCATCGCGGCGCAATTCATTTTTACCATTCGCCGACGATTGCGTTGGCTTTGGTTGTGAATGGCGCGCGCAATCAACTCCTTTCCGGTGCCGGTTTCGCCAAGGATCAACACCGTGCTGTCGCTGGCTGCCACAATCTCGACCTGTTTCAGCACATCCATCATCACTTCGCTGCGGCCAATAATTTCACCAACATCAGGGTTCCCGGCATTGATCGACTCCGTGGCCCACGAACCTTTATCCGTCAGGCTCTCCTTTAGTCGATTGATTTCCTGCCATGCCAGCGCATTATCGAGCGCAATCGCAATGCGTTCAGCGATTTGATGCAACAACTCAAGGTTGGCGGCGCTAAAGCCCCGTTCACCGCATTGCGCCAGCTTCATCACCCCCAACATATTGTCACCAAATTTCAGCGGCATCAGGCACAACGTCTGAGCCTGATTATCCCAAAGCTCCAACAACCTGCGCTCGTAGGAAGCCGCTTGTTGCTGCGGGTAAAGGTTCAGCAACAACATTTCACCACTGGCAAACACCTGTTCGGAGAGCGTACCCGCTTCAGGCACTTCACTCAGATCATGAATAGGTGACGCTTCATCGACAAAATGGGTGGAATAAATAGTGAGCCACGCTTTACGGCTGCTGCGCACCACGATGCTGATGGAATCAATGGCAAAGTGGTGATGGATTTCACGCGCGGTTTCCTGCATCACCTCGTCAAGATCCAGTTTCGACAGCACTGCATTGGTCACCGCCACCAAAATGCGAAAGTCATCCCGCTCACGACTCAGCACCTGGCAATGGTGATCGATATCCTGGGTGCTGCGAATCTGCTGGGCGCACAACCCCACCACCTGCGTCAGGGTATGCAGACGTTCCAGCTCTTTCTCGCTCCAGCCCTTGTTGCTGTCGCGAATAAACTCACAGCCACCGTAGATCTCGCCACTGGAAACCAGCGGTAGCAGGCAGTAGCGCCCAAAAGGTGTATAAAGCGGCAGGCTAGCTACTTGGGGCCAGGCCGCCTCAAACTCACGCCAGGGACAAATCAGCGCTTCAGGACGGGAAAGGATGCGTTGCATCGGTCCCGTCGCCAGTAAGCTCTGCTGATCCGGCGTGAGCGTCTTATCTCTGCCATAAAAACTGACTTGCCGGTGTTGCGGATGATAAAGCAACACATTCACGCGGTCCGCCAATGCCCCTTGTTTAACCAAACGGGTCAGGCAATCAGCAAGCGCACTAAAATCGGGCTGTTGCAGCAGGGTCTGGGTGATATCAAACAATCCCTGCTGCCCGATATCGCTCATCGGGGTATATGCCATGTATGTCGTCCATTGAAAGACCTCCCGCTAAATATGGAGGTGAGTCCATCGTCCAATATTGATGAGAATTAAAGTTTATGTGGTTTTCTTTCGGGGAGACCAGGCATAGATCAACAAATTCGTGGCAAGGGTTCTGCATGCGGGAGTTCCAGGGTACGTCTGACGCCATAAAGTCCGTTCATTCTGACGCCGGGCTTTTCAGTCACGATGCCGATAATTGCGGCACGCTCACCCAAAGGATGGCGCTGCAATGCAGCGACGACTGCCGGTGCCGCTTCGGCTGAAGCTGCTATCAGCAGTTTTCCTTCATTGGCAAAATTCAGCGCATCCAGACCTAACAATTCGCAAACACCTCGCACCGCCGGGGAGAGCGGTAGCTGACTTTCGTGGATTTCCATCCCGCAGTGGCTGGCAGCGGCGAACTCATGCAGTACCGCATTGACGCCACCGCGCGTGGCATCACGTAACGCCTTCACGCCGCTGATGCCGACCAACGGCGCAATCAACGTGCACAGTGGCGCGCAATCACTTGCCAAATCCCCATCCAGCCCCAGCTGTTCACGCAAATTGAGGATCGTGGCTCCGTGGTCACCCAGGGTGCCACTGACGATCAACACATCGCCAACGTCAATCTGTGCTGCGCCCCAGCTTAATCCGGCAGGAATCGCGCCAAGACCGGCGGTATTGATGAATAGCTTATCGACCGCGCCACGCGGCACCACTTTGGTGTCGCCGGTAACGATGCTGACCCCCGCGTCTCTGGCCGTCTGCGCCATGCTGGTCACCACCCGTTCCAGCGTCACTAACGGCAGCCCCTCTTCAAGGATAAAACCACAGGAAAGCCAGCGCGGCTGCGCGCCACTGACGGCAATATCGTTGACCGTGCCGCACACCGCCAACTTGCCGATATCCCCGCCAGGGAAAAAAAGCGGATCGATAACGTAGCTGTCGGTGGAAAATGCCAGCCGATCCCCTTTACCGGTCAGCTCGCTTAACCCCAACCGCGCCTGATCTTCCTGCTCCGCCAGCCAGGGATTGTCAAAAGCCTGGAGAAACAGATCGGCGATCAGTTGCTGCATCATTCTGCCGCCACTGCCATGTGCTAATTCAATTGATTTCATCATTCACTTCCTGACTTCTGTACTGATACCAGGCCGCGCAGGCCCCTTCCGAGGAGACCATCAGCGCACCAAAGGCGTTTTGTGGATTGCAGCCCTTGCCGAACATCGGACATTGATGCGGTTTACAACGCCCGGTGAGCACATCGCCACAACGTGCGCGCGGGTCGTCACTCACCTGCTGCTGCTGTGGCCGGAATCTGACCTCCGCATCATAGGATTGATACGCCTCCGTCAACTGAACACCGGATTCCGCAATCACCCCCAATCCGCGCCATTCAGACGCCCCTCGGAGGCAAAAAACCTCGCGCATGGCTTGCTGCGCCAGCAGGTTTCCCTCATCCGGCACCACACGTTTGTATTGATTCTCCACCCGGCTTTGCTGCTTGATTTTTTGCTCCACCAACATCAACACGCCCTGCAATAAATCCATCGGCTCGAAACCCGCCACCACCAGTGGCCGCCGGAAATGCCGGGGGATAAACTCATAGGCGGCAGTGCCGATCACCATGCTGACATGACCCGGTGCCAGGAAGGCGTCGATGCGGTTATCCGGCTGCGACAGCAGGCTGCGCAGGGTGGGGATAAGCGTAATGTGCTGGCAAAAGAAGAAGAAATTGGTGACCTGTTGCGCTTTGGCCTGTTGCAGCGTAATGGCCGTGGCGGGCATGGTGGTTTCAAAGCCGAGAGCGAAAAACACCACCTTACGGTGTGGATTCAGACGCGCCAGCGTCAGGGCATCCATCGGTGAATACACCACCCGTACATCCGCCCCCTGCGCTTTGGCCTGCATTAGCGAACCCTGTCTGCCCGGCACGCGTATGGCGTCGCCGAAGGTACAGAAAATCACTTCAGGATGGCGGGCAATTTCAATGCAGCTATCAATGCGCCCCATCGGTAACACGCATACCGGACAGCCCGGACCGTGGATAAAATCGATGTTATCAGGCAGCAACTGATCGAGGCCAAAACGGAAGATGGCGTGGGTATGTCCCCCGCACACCTCCATAATCTGCAACGGATGCTGTGCATCGTAATCCAGCAATGGCGCCCGCTTATTCAGGGTTTCAATCAGCTGCATCACGCGGGTGGGATCGCGATATTCATCAACATAACGCATCAGCCACGCTCCTCGCCGTACAGCAAGGCCCCGACATCAGGTTCCATGTCGAACATGTTTTGCAGCGCATCGAGGGTGTCACGCGCCTCCGCTTCATCAATGATGCTCATGGCAAAGCCAACGTGCACCAACACCCACTGGCCCACCGCCGCATCACCCACCAGCGTTAAATTGACATCGCGCTGCACGCCACACACATCCACTTTCGCGTCATTACCCTGGCGCTCAACAATCTGGCCCGGAATGCCTATGCACATCGCTCGCTCTCCAGCCAGTTAATCCACGCTTCCATGCCTGCGCCGCTGGTGGCGGAAACCAGCATGATCTGGATATCCGGGTTGACCTCGCGGGCATAGGCCAGACAACGGTCGACATCGAATTGCAGATACGGCAACAAGTCAATTTTGTTAAGCAACATCAGCGAAGCCGCAGAAAACATATACTTATATTTTAGTGGCTTATCCTCACCTTCCGTCACCGAGAGCAGCGCAACTTTGTGGCGTTCACCCAAATCAAAACTCGCCGGACACACCAGGTTGCCGACGTTTTCAATAAACAGCACCCCGTTGTCTGCCAGCGGCAGACGCTGCATCGCCGTCTGAACCATTTGCGCATCCAGATGGCAACCTTTGCCGGTATTCACCTGAATCGCTGGTGTGCCCGTGGCGCGGATGCGTGCGGCATCATTTACCGTCTGCTGATCTCCCTCGATCACCGCGCAGGGCACCTTGCCCTGTAACCGTTTCAGGGTTTCGGTCAGCAGGGTGGTTTTACCGGAGCCAGGGCTGGACACCAGGTTCAGCACCAGTTGACGCTGCGCAGTAAAAGCGGCGCGATTCGCCTGCGCCAGCTGATTATTTTTATCCAGCACATCAAGCTCCAGCTCCAGCATCTTACGCTGGCTGATACCCGGTGCATGGGCTTCGGCCACGCCGTGCCCATAATGCAGATCGCCATGCTCACTGAGGTTTATGCCAGAAATCCGCGGCACCCGACGTGGTGCCGGGGCAAACGGGGCGCTGCGAAACGCCGAATGCGGGTTACGCTCATCGCCTTCGATATACAGGTTGCCTTCACCGCAACCACAGGTACTACACATGATTGATCTCCTGATCGATTTCCAGCCGCTTAATTTGCACGCCATCATCCGCCACGATGCGCAGTTGATGACCGCCACATTGCGGGCACCGTCTGACGCGCTGCGTAAGCAGCGTGATGTACTGCTGGCAATCGTGACACCAGCACTCCGCCTCCTGCTGATGAAGATGAAGTTCACACCCTTCAGCCAGGGTGCCCCGGCACGTCAGTTCAAAGCAGAACTGCATCGCGCTGGTCTCCACGCAAGAAAACGCCCCGACCTCCAGCCAGACCGCAGTGACACGGCGTGCGCCATGTTGTCGTGCGTGGTTATCGATCAGTTCGACTGCGCGTTGACAGAGGGTAATTTCGTGCATGCTGCCTCCTGGGTTCACTGAGGGCTGCTAATGCAAAGACGGTGCCAGCGCGGCGGCGTGTCGATGTCAAAGATGACGAAATGACATGTCACTGACGGTTTTTTTGCAACGGTGATTTATAGATTAACCATAAAATTCAATACGTTAAAAACATGGCACGAAATGTGCCTTAGGGGAATATCCGCACAAACAGAGTGATTTAATAATGGATATTAGGGAACTGAGTGACAAAGCAGCCTACATCGCTGATAAGCATCAACGCTTGCAGGCACAGTGGAAACAATACGGCAACGCCTTAGTTCAGGGGATAACCCTGTCAAAAGCCAAACTGCACCACACCATCGCCTGCACACCGGGGGATGACTTGCGCTTCTTCTTATTTGAACACTTCGTCATTCATATTCAGCCAGGCGAAGGCTTTAACAATCACCGTATCGAGTACTTTCTCGCACTGCCGGATGACAGCGATAAGATATTGATTGGTCATGCCAATATCGACAATGACGGTTGCATCGACAATGCCTTCAGCAATCGCGATCGCGAGAAAGTACTTACCCACTATCTGGAACTGATTCAGCCGATTTACGACAGCCTCTATCTGGCGGTCCATGAAAACACCCCGGTGTCGATGGAACGGCTACAACAAGCCGCCGTGGCGTAAAGAGGTTGAGGGTGTCGAAAACTGTCGAAGCGACAGGTTATCGGCATGATTTCGTCATTAATGACGACAGTCACCAGAGGAATCCGTTGGTGAACCGTTTTGTAATCGCTGATTCAACATTATGCATTGGTTGCCATACCTGTGAAGCGGCCTGCGCGGAGACGCACCGGCAACAGGGTTTACAGTCGATGCCGCGTTTAAAGGTGATGCGCAACCGGGACGAATCCGCCCCGCAGTTGTGCCGCCACTGCGAAGACGCCCCTTGTGCCAGCGTCTGCCCGGTGAATGCCATTAACCGTGTGGATGGCGCGGTACAGCTGAACGCTAACCTGTGCGTCAGCTGCAAACTGTGCGGCATAGCCTGCCCGTTTGGGGCTATCGAATTTTCCGGCAGCCGCCCGTTACACATCCCGGCAGACGTCAACAGCCCCAAAGCGCCTGCCGCCCCTGCCGATCCCCTGCGCGTTAGTTCGCTGCTGGACTGGGTTCCTGGCATTCGTGCTGTCGCGGTGAAATGTGATCTGTGCAGCTTCGATGAGCAGGGTCCAGCCTGCGTGCGCACCTGTCCGACGAAAGCGCTGCAACTGATCGACAACACCGATATCGCCAAAACCAGCAAACGCAAGCGTGAACTTACGCTGGCGGGTGCGCTGGGTGATTTAAGCCTGTTCAGCCAGCCAGAGGCACGTAAATGAATGTTTTTTTTCTGATCCACTGGGCACTGACCGGTCTGATGCTCAGTGCGTTACTGGCGGGCATCTCCGCGTTTAACCGGCACATCAGTGGCGTTGTTGCCGGTATCGGTGGCGCGATAAGTTGTGCGTTGCTGCTGGCAGCCAGCGTCCAGGGCCTGCTCGGATTCAGCGCCATCCTGACGCTGTGGCGTTGGCAGCTACAACTGAATAGCTTTAACAGCATATGGTTAGTGACAGTGTCACTCTGCGGCCTGTTTATCTGCCTGTTTAACGTAAGCTGGCATCGGCATTCTCAGGTTAAAGCCAACGGTTTGCTGGTCAATCTGATCCTCGCCGCCGCGACTGTTGCTCTGCTCGCCGCTAACCTCGCCACCCTGGTGGCGATGGCCGAAATTGTCGCGCTGGCAGGCTACTTCCTCACCGGATGTCGCAAGTCCGGCCAACTCTGGTTTGCACTGGGTCGCCTTGGCACGCTTCTGCTGGTCGCTGCCTGTTGGTTGCTGTGGCAGCAGTTTGGCACGCTGAGTTTTGACGGATTACGCCTGGCGCTCCAGGGGGCGGCGCTCTCTCCGCTGGTGTTGCTGTTAAGTTTGCTCGGCTTTGGTCTGCTGGCGGGCATTATTCCGCTGCACGGCTGGGT encodes the following:
- a CDS encoding LysR family transcriptional regulator, whose translation is MTQQDNDIKIMQLRAFCMIAERGTVSEAAEKLFRTQSAITRSIRDLEHTLAMPLFERHASGMLLTEMGKCVLPRAQRAINELQHIPAALARLKQRDHQREEAEPIWLFNVRRLQVFLRLYRLHHTQSVANSLNISQPAVSAALKVLEKGAGLTLFQRTPKGMMPSTAAREMAPFISRALNEIRHIPEDLAAATGILRGTVHVGALPLCRSTLLPLAITRLVAAHPGIKVVTNESAFDALITELRAGDIDFILGALRQDEQVLDIHNQVLFAESLVLLVRPQHPLAGRTLTANDLADAQWILPRDNTPSRHLLDAAFATLGMAAPTPVVESGDLAIVRGLLLNSDMIAAVSSHQLEYELQAGILQPLRFALPDTRREIGLTLRQGALHAPAAEALIQYIVEVAS
- the flhA gene encoding formate hydrogenlyase transcriptional activator FlhA, coding for MAYTPMSDIGQQGLFDITQTLLQQPDFSALADCLTRLVKQGALADRVNVLLYHPQHRQVSFYGRDKTLTPDQQSLLATGPMQRILSRPEALICPWREFEAAWPQVASLPLYTPFGRYCLLPLVSSGEIYGGCEFIRDSNKGWSEKELERLHTLTQVVGLCAQQIRSTQDIDHHCQVLSRERDDFRILVAVTNAVLSKLDLDEVMQETAREIHHHFAIDSISIVVRSSRKAWLTIYSTHFVDEASPIHDLSEVPEAGTLSEQVFASGEMLLLNLYPQQQAASYERRLLELWDNQAQTLCLMPLKFGDNMLGVMKLAQCGERGFSAANLELLHQIAERIAIALDNALAWQEINRLKESLTDKGSWATESINAGNPDVGEIIGRSEVMMDVLKQVEIVAASDSTVLILGETGTGKELIARAIHNQSQRNRRRMVKMNCAAMPAGLLESDLFGHERGAFTGANTQRIGRFELADKSSLFLDEVGDMPLELQPKLLRVLQEKEFERLGSNKLQTVDVRLIAATNRDLKQMVADREFRNDLYYRLNVFPIRLPPLRERPEDIPLLVKSLTFKIAHRLNRNIDSIPAETLSMLRRMEWPGNVRELENVIERAVLMTRGNVLHLSLPEMLDTPTAKKIAAPVTEPREGEDEYQLIMRVLRETNGVVAGPRGAAQRLGIKRTTLLSRMKRLGINKVES
- the hypE gene encoding hydrogenase expression/formation protein HypE translates to MKSIELAHGSGGRMMQQLIADLFLQAFDNPWLAEQEDQARLGLSELTGKGDRLAFSTDSYVIDPLFFPGGDIGKLAVCGTVNDIAVSGAQPRWLSCGFILEEGLPLVTLERVVTSMAQTARDAGVSIVTGDTKVVPRGAVDKLFINTAGLGAIPAGLSWGAAQIDVGDVLIVSGTLGDHGATILNLREQLGLDGDLASDCAPLCTLIAPLVGISGVKALRDATRGGVNAVLHEFAAASHCGMEIHESQLPLSPAVRGVCELLGLDALNFANEGKLLIAASAEAAPAVVAALQRHPLGERAAIIGIVTEKPGVRMNGLYGVRRTLELPHAEPLPRIC
- the hypD gene encoding hydrogenase formation protein HypD; translated protein: MRYVDEYRDPTRVMQLIETLNKRAPLLDYDAQHPLQIMEVCGGHTHAIFRFGLDQLLPDNIDFIHGPGCPVCVLPMGRIDSCIEIARHPEVIFCTFGDAIRVPGRQGSLMQAKAQGADVRVVYSPMDALTLARLNPHRKVVFFALGFETTMPATAITLQQAKAQQVTNFFFFCQHITLIPTLRSLLSQPDNRIDAFLAPGHVSMVIGTAAYEFIPRHFRRPLVVAGFEPMDLLQGVLMLVEQKIKQQSRVENQYKRVVPDEGNLLAQQAMREVFCLRGASEWRGLGVIAESGVQLTEAYQSYDAEVRFRPQQQQVSDDPRARCGDVLTGRCKPHQCPMFGKGCNPQNAFGALMVSSEGACAAWYQYRSQEVNDEIN
- a CDS encoding HypC/HybG/HupF family hydrogenase formation chaperone, with translation MCIGIPGQIVERQGNDAKVDVCGVQRDVNLTLVGDAAVGQWVLVHVGFAMSIIDEAEARDTLDALQNMFDMEPDVGALLYGEERG
- the hypB gene encoding hydrogenase nickel incorporation protein HypB, with the protein product MCSTCGCGEGNLYIEGDERNPHSAFRSAPFAPAPRRVPRISGINLSEHGDLHYGHGVAEAHAPGISQRKMLELELDVLDKNNQLAQANRAAFTAQRQLVLNLVSSPGSGKTTLLTETLKRLQGKVPCAVIEGDQQTVNDAARIRATGTPAIQVNTGKGCHLDAQMVQTAMQRLPLADNGVLFIENVGNLVCPASFDLGERHKVALLSVTEGEDKPLKYKYMFSAASLMLLNKIDLLPYLQFDVDRCLAYAREVNPDIQIMLVSATSGAGMEAWINWLESERCA
- the hypA gene encoding hydrogenase maturation nickel metallochaperone HypA, giving the protein MHEITLCQRAVELIDNHARQHGARRVTAVWLEVGAFSCVETSAMQFCFELTCRGTLAEGCELHLHQQEAECWCHDCQQYITLLTQRVRRCPQCGGHQLRIVADDGVQIKRLEIDQEINHV
- the hycA gene encoding formate hydrogenlyase regulator HycA produces the protein MDIRELSDKAAYIADKHQRLQAQWKQYGNALVQGITLSKAKLHHTIACTPGDDLRFFLFEHFVIHIQPGEGFNNHRIEYFLALPDDSDKILIGHANIDNDGCIDNAFSNRDREKVLTHYLELIQPIYDSLYLAVHENTPVSMERLQQAAVA
- a CDS encoding 4Fe-4S dicluster domain-containing protein, coding for MNRFVIADSTLCIGCHTCEAACAETHRQQGLQSMPRLKVMRNRDESAPQLCRHCEDAPCASVCPVNAINRVDGAVQLNANLCVSCKLCGIACPFGAIEFSGSRPLHIPADVNSPKAPAAPADPLRVSSLLDWVPGIRAVAVKCDLCSFDEQGPACVRTCPTKALQLIDNTDIAKTSKRKRELTLAGALGDLSLFSQPEARK